One stretch of Chitinophaga pendula DNA includes these proteins:
- a CDS encoding SLBB domain-containing protein, translated as MLKRILLLHLLLFVSCCAFAQFQSLSKEQMKQVKIDNLSDDQVRQLAAEMKKNNIPFDDIDKYAVEKGISADEASKLKDRMRVLGLDKELTAKGDNAQSGTSKQSSGDREYEIETDQSATAGVQRKLTPAEQEKEKKKKRIFGAELFSNKNLTFEPNLRMATPPNYRIASGDEIIVDVYGYSEVQHKLKVTPEGYIRVPYLGPVYVNGLTMKEATDRLTKQLSSIYGGIKSGNTYVQVSLGNIRSIRVLLIGEIESPGSYTLPSLASVANALYVSGGPSENGSFRDIQVIRNGTRVATFDLYDFLLNGDLSNNIILQDQDIVKVNPYKTRVELLGEVKRPAIFEAKDNETLQTILNYAGGFTDKSFPGNIRAFRVNNKEREVVNVPAEQIATFHLKSGDQFFVDSILSRFSNRVIISGAVFHPGQYALEPGMTIGDLIRRADGIQEVAALTRGVIRRLQPDFTPAMISFNVQEAVEGRNNLVLQKEDSVVIFSKLGLRQEYNVKISGEVNNPGVFNFADSMQLEDLILLAGGLKDAASLKHVEVSRRIRKQGSYDSTDTRMAIIQQFDVNADLSSGLAATFTLQPFDEVSIRRAPGYAEQANVQLDGEVLYSGQYAINSKRERISDLIKRAGGLKPEAYAEGAVLLRKTYVNVSDSALLTNKLEVFYNKLQDSSDIARMKNAVERKEQLLGINLDEILAKPGSKYDLLLEEGDIIKVPKKLQTVQLFGEIYFPKKVRFDRNATFRDYVRGAGGFTSSALRRRSYIVYANGEVKSARKVLMFTGYPKVKPGAEIYVPTRKERRGLSGQEILGMGSVVASIALVIATIINNRR; from the coding sequence ATGCTTAAAAGGATATTGCTTTTACATCTATTGCTATTTGTTAGTTGTTGTGCATTTGCTCAGTTTCAATCCTTGTCCAAGGAACAAATGAAGCAAGTGAAAATAGACAACCTATCTGATGATCAGGTAAGACAGCTGGCAGCAGAAATGAAGAAAAACAACATTCCCTTTGATGATATTGACAAATATGCTGTTGAAAAGGGAATTTCCGCTGATGAGGCATCAAAATTAAAAGATCGGATGCGTGTACTTGGCTTAGATAAAGAGTTGACCGCCAAGGGTGATAATGCTCAATCTGGTACCTCAAAACAATCAAGTGGTGACAGAGAGTATGAAATAGAAACGGATCAATCGGCGACGGCTGGTGTTCAGCGTAAATTGACACCAGCAGAGCAGGAAAAGGAAAAAAAGAAGAAGAGGATCTTTGGAGCGGAATTATTTTCCAATAAAAATCTGACATTCGAGCCTAACCTGAGAATGGCTACTCCCCCTAATTATCGTATAGCATCAGGAGATGAAATTATAGTAGATGTGTATGGGTATTCAGAGGTACAACATAAATTGAAAGTGACTCCTGAAGGGTATATCAGAGTACCCTATCTGGGACCTGTTTATGTTAATGGTTTGACGATGAAGGAGGCAACGGATCGTCTTACCAAGCAGTTGTCATCTATTTATGGAGGAATTAAATCCGGCAATACTTATGTGCAGGTATCTTTAGGTAATATAAGAAGTATTCGGGTATTGCTAATAGGTGAAATTGAATCTCCGGGATCTTATACGCTGCCTTCGCTGGCATCTGTTGCCAATGCTTTATATGTAAGTGGTGGCCCTAGTGAAAACGGTTCGTTCAGGGATATTCAAGTAATTAGAAATGGAACACGTGTTGCCACATTTGACCTGTATGATTTTCTACTAAACGGAGATCTGTCTAACAACATTATATTGCAGGATCAGGATATCGTTAAGGTTAATCCTTATAAAACGCGCGTAGAGTTGTTGGGTGAGGTAAAACGTCCTGCTATTTTTGAAGCCAAAGACAACGAAACGTTGCAAACGATCCTCAATTATGCAGGTGGATTTACTGATAAATCCTTTCCGGGAAATATCAGGGCATTTAGAGTGAACAATAAGGAGCGGGAAGTTGTGAATGTTCCTGCAGAGCAGATTGCTACATTTCATTTGAAATCGGGCGATCAATTTTTTGTAGATTCTATCCTGAGTAGATTCAGTAATAGGGTGATTATATCCGGTGCTGTTTTTCATCCCGGGCAGTATGCACTAGAGCCAGGTATGACAATAGGAGATCTGATTCGTCGGGCAGACGGGATACAAGAAGTGGCTGCACTGACGAGGGGAGTAATAAGAAGATTACAACCCGATTTCACGCCAGCGATGATTAGCTTCAATGTACAAGAGGCTGTCGAAGGCAGAAATAATCTGGTTCTGCAGAAGGAAGATAGCGTCGTTATATTCTCTAAGTTGGGCCTCAGACAGGAATACAATGTGAAGATCTCGGGTGAGGTAAATAATCCAGGGGTCTTCAATTTTGCCGATAGTATGCAGTTGGAAGACCTTATTTTACTTGCCGGAGGTTTGAAAGATGCTGCTTCTTTAAAACATGTAGAGGTATCTCGTCGTATACGTAAGCAAGGTAGCTATGATTCTACCGATACGCGGATGGCCATTATACAACAGTTTGACGTAAATGCGGACCTGAGTTCTGGCCTTGCTGCAACGTTCACTTTGCAGCCATTTGATGAAGTCAGTATCAGAAGAGCCCCAGGTTATGCTGAGCAGGCAAATGTCCAGTTGGATGGTGAAGTGCTATACAGTGGACAGTATGCTATCAATTCAAAGAGAGAACGTATCTCTGATCTTATAAAAAGAGCGGGAGGGCTCAAGCCTGAGGCTTACGCAGAAGGTGCCGTATTGTTAAGGAAGACGTATGTAAATGTATCAGATAGTGCATTATTAACCAATAAGCTGGAGGTATTTTACAATAAATTACAGGATAGCTCTGATATCGCCCGCATGAAAAATGCTGTAGAGCGTAAGGAACAATTGCTTGGAATTAATCTGGACGAGATATTGGCAAAACCTGGATCCAAATATGATCTTCTTTTAGAAGAAGGGGATATTATTAAGGTTCCTAAGAAGTTGCAAACGGTACAACTATTTGGTGAAATATACTTCCCCAAAAAAGTCAGGTTTGATAGGAATGCTACTTTCCGGGATTATGTAAGGGGAGCGGGAGGATTCACGTCATCCGCATTACGTCGTAGGAGCTATATAGTATATGCGAACGGCGAGGTTAAAAGTGCACGTAAAGTGTTAATGTTTACCGGCTATCCAAAAGTTAAGCCAGGAGCTGAGATATACGTTCCGACTAGAAAAGAGAGAAGAGGATTGAGTGGTCAGGAGATACTTGGAATGGGAAGTGTGGTAGCCTCTATTGCGCTTGTTATTGCTACTATCATCAACAACCGCAGATAG
- a CDS encoding acyltransferase family protein: MNNQRFLSLDVFRGLTLAGMILVNNPGSWSYVYPPLQHASWHGCTPTDLVFPFFLFAVGNAMSFSMKKYEAQGNGAVIRKIAKRTLLIFLIGLFLNWFPFVRWNDGALVTKSFTQLRIMGVLQRIALCYGFAALIIHFFKDRGSFVWVGALLLGYWWILLAFGQGDPYSLEGFAGLSVDKWLLGENHLYKGEGVPFDPEGLLSTIPAVVNVIFGYLAGAYIQQKGKTYEMLTGLLITGCLLIFTALCWNMVFPINKKIWTSSYVLYTSGLALVVISILLYVIEMRNQTKWTYPFEAFGKNPLFIYIMAGVLVKTYFVFRIGPDDDDAYSWLYTHIFQPIAGNMNGSLLFALFHVTLFGLLAWWMDKRRIYIRV; this comes from the coding sequence GTGAATAACCAACGATTTTTATCCCTAGACGTATTCCGGGGACTTACCCTGGCAGGCATGATCCTCGTCAATAACCCTGGTAGCTGGTCATACGTCTACCCACCCCTACAACATGCCTCTTGGCACGGATGCACCCCTACAGACCTGGTATTTCCTTTTTTCCTGTTTGCAGTAGGCAATGCCATGAGCTTTTCGATGAAGAAGTATGAAGCCCAGGGAAATGGCGCTGTGATCCGGAAGATAGCCAAACGCACCCTCCTGATATTCCTGATCGGGTTATTCCTCAACTGGTTCCCGTTTGTGAGATGGAACGATGGAGCATTGGTGACCAAATCTTTTACACAGCTTCGCATCATGGGAGTTTTACAACGGATAGCCCTCTGTTATGGCTTTGCCGCACTTATCATACATTTCTTTAAAGATCGGGGATCATTTGTCTGGGTGGGCGCTTTACTTTTAGGATATTGGTGGATATTACTGGCTTTCGGCCAGGGAGATCCATATAGCCTGGAAGGATTCGCAGGCCTCTCCGTCGATAAATGGTTATTGGGAGAAAATCACTTATATAAAGGCGAAGGAGTACCGTTTGACCCGGAAGGACTGTTAAGTACTATACCAGCAGTGGTGAATGTTATTTTCGGCTATCTCGCAGGTGCCTATATACAGCAAAAGGGTAAAACCTATGAAATGCTTACCGGACTGCTGATCACGGGCTGCCTACTCATATTTACTGCATTATGCTGGAACATGGTATTCCCCATTAATAAAAAGATATGGACTAGCTCCTATGTCCTTTATACAAGCGGCCTGGCGTTAGTAGTCATTTCGATATTGCTGTATGTAATCGAAATGCGGAATCAAACAAAATGGACCTATCCTTTCGAGGCATTCGGCAAAAATCCGTTATTTATCTACATCATGGCGGGCGTGCTGGTAAAAACCTATTTCGTCTTCCGGATAGGGCCAGATGATGATGACGCCTACTCCTGGCTGTATACACACATCTTCCAGCCAATCGCAGGTAATATGAACGGCTCTTTGTTATTCGCGCTTTTCCATGTCACATTATTCGGTTTATTAGCCTGGTGGATGGATAAACGCCGCATATATATCCGGGTATAA
- a CDS encoding sterol desaturase family protein, with the protein MHLNYMAWALPLFLALMGVEYLYARKTGKRYFSLTGSISNINVGIAERLLDTFTVGVFYFVYDYLYRHFGMFDIKSSILLWLTLFICTDFIWYWYHRLAHEVNVLWAAHVVHHQSDDFNYTTSARITVFQAFARMMFWSILPVIGFPPAMIVSVQLVHGLYPFFIHTRTIGKLGVLEYIFVTPSHHRVHHASNPKYLDKNYGDVLIIWDKIFGTFEVEEEEPTYGLTKPLESHSFLWQHFHFVLEVLYAFRQTSGWRNKVKVLFGRPDNIDPNIRAKLEEIFVSRNRSEVANIHKLHNYVIAQVIMALVVLFSFLLLEYYVPPFIQVCVALLILLTLINCGAILEQRGWVLYLEYARILVLFSAAFYMWPHPVLLFAFTIMQLPVFYYRTAIQQRYLRLVYGVARQ; encoded by the coding sequence GTGCATCTAAATTACATGGCGTGGGCACTCCCGCTTTTTCTTGCCCTGATGGGTGTAGAGTACCTGTATGCCCGCAAAACGGGTAAACGTTATTTCAGTCTGACTGGTTCTATCAGTAATATTAATGTTGGGATAGCTGAGCGCCTGCTGGATACTTTTACTGTTGGGGTCTTTTACTTTGTGTACGATTACCTTTACCGGCACTTTGGCATGTTTGATATCAAATCCAGTATACTTTTATGGTTGACGCTGTTTATCTGTACAGATTTCATATGGTACTGGTATCATCGGCTGGCGCATGAGGTAAATGTGCTTTGGGCTGCTCACGTAGTGCATCACCAAAGTGATGACTTTAATTATACAACATCTGCCCGTATTACGGTTTTCCAGGCTTTTGCGCGTATGATGTTCTGGTCGATTTTACCTGTAATTGGCTTTCCGCCAGCTATGATAGTAAGTGTACAGTTAGTACATGGTTTGTATCCCTTTTTCATACATACGCGCACAATCGGCAAGCTTGGTGTGCTGGAATATATATTTGTAACACCCTCTCACCACCGTGTGCATCATGCAAGTAATCCAAAATATCTGGATAAGAATTATGGAGATGTGCTTATTATCTGGGATAAGATATTTGGCACGTTCGAGGTAGAGGAGGAAGAGCCGACGTACGGACTTACAAAACCATTGGAAAGTCATAGTTTTCTCTGGCAGCATTTTCATTTCGTACTGGAGGTATTGTATGCATTTCGTCAAACCAGTGGTTGGAGGAATAAAGTGAAGGTTTTGTTCGGCCGGCCGGATAATATCGATCCGAACATCAGGGCTAAGTTAGAGGAGATCTTTGTTTCACGTAACAGGAGTGAGGTAGCTAATATTCATAAGTTGCATAACTATGTGATAGCGCAAGTCATAATGGCGCTAGTGGTTTTATTTAGTTTCCTGTTATTGGAGTATTATGTTCCGCCGTTTATACAGGTTTGTGTGGCGCTCCTTATTTTACTGACGTTGATCAATTGCGGTGCTATTCTGGAACAGCGGGGTTGGGTGCTTTATCTGGAATATGCGAGAATACTGGTACTTTTCTCTGCAGCTTTTTATATGTGGCCGCACCCAGTCTTGCTATTTGCCTTTACTATCATGCAATTACCGGTATTTTATTACCGTACGGCCATACAACAGCGATATTTACGACTAGTATACGGAGTGGCCCGACAATAA